Genomic segment of Nostoc sp. TCL240-02:
TTGGCTATGTCAGAACGCATTCCTGATGAAGTGGCATTGACACTCACACAATTGTTTTACCGCAACTTGAGTCAGGGATATCCAGTAGATTTGTGCGTTAGTCGGGTACGCCAAGGATTAATTTCTGCTTATGGTTCTCACCAGATGTACTGGGCATTACCAATTTTATATCTCCAGCCAGAATCTGACGGTTTTCTCAGTGAAGAAATTGAGGTATCCGAAAATACAGACTTGCGGGATCAGTATAGTTCACCTTTAGGAATAACTTCCACAATGTACTCTGCGATCGCAGATGATAGCGATATGCCTTTAGGAATGGAAGAAATGATTCCTGCTGGTTTGGCGCGTGACTCTTCTGGGTTAGACTGGCTGGGTGAGGATACTTGGGGCGATCTTGTTGATGAAATTGAGTATGATGACCCAAGTTATGAAGAAGATTCTGCGATAGTTTCGGATTTGTTTCGTCAGCTAGATAACCAAAAAGCTACAACTGAACCGGATCAACAAATTCTAGAAAATAATTTTCAGCAAAGCCAGATTTCAGAAGAGATGACTTCTCCAGAAGAAGAAGGAGATTTGTGGGGAGAAATCCCGGCACCGCCCCCTCCAATTACTGGTAAATTTCAAGGAAACCAGCAAAATTCTGAGTTTTCGCGTAGGCATAGCCCAACCCAGGCATCACAATCACCCTCACCAAGACATCGTACCCAACGCCGCAAGTTGTGGCCAATTGTGGGTATTGTAGGAATCAGTGCCTTAGTAGCTGCGATCGCTTTAAATTGGTGGTGGCAAAATCGATCCCAGGTGGCAACTCTGCCAAACATCCCAGCAATTTCCACCGATTCTTTACCTATCCAAAAACAGCAAAATATCGATTTAGAAACAGCAGCCACTGGAATTGTCACCACTAGCGCTACGCAAAAATTGAGTCAGGGAGATTTACAAGGTGGATTGTTGGCTGTAGAAGAATTACTCAATCGTGGCGCACTCGCTGCGGCGGAAACTGCCCTTAAACTTGTTCCAAATAAGCAAGTTGACGATCCATCTGTTAATTTTTATAAGGGACGATTAGCTTGGCAGTCTATCGGGACTGGAGACAATAACTATAGCGTCGATGATGCCCGCCGTTACTGGGAAACTGCTGCCAAAGCTAAACCAGAATCGCTTTTGTATAATAACGCTTTAGGATTTGCCTACTACGCAGAAGGCAATCTAAATCGAGCCAATGACTCTTGGTTCAAGGCTTTGAATTTAGCTCTCAAAGAACAAAATACAGATTCAAAGACAGCAGTTCCTGAAGATGCTTTAACTTCTTATGCTGGTTTAGCTCTTGGACTGTATAAATCTGCACTTAGTCAATCTAGTGGTAAGCAGACACAGTATCTTAATGAAGCGATCAAGTTGCGGCAAATGGTTCTCAACTCTGATTCAGTAAATTTCCAGGTTGATAAATTAGCTAAAAATTGGCTGTGGACAGAAAAGGCGATTGAAGATTGGCGATCGCTCCTTCAGGAAAAAGGTGAATAACAGTAAGATGTTGTGGTGGTGCGATCGCTTGTGGCTCTGAATGAAAAAAATTTACCATTCAAGTTTCTAGTAAAACAAGCTGGTATTTAGGCAGAGAATTTTACTTTTCAGTCTGATTAATATCACCATATTCTCAAGCATCTATGAAGCCCTTCGCGGCTGCTATGACAATGCTAACAGCAGGATGATCAACTGCTTTTTCCAGAGCTTCTGATCCTGCTTCTTTCAGGGCATTGACAACTCGATCTTTCAATTTTGGCTTTTGTTCTATTTCCTCTACTGCTTTAACGCCAACCATCGCAGTACTAGAATATTCCTGTGAGAGTTGATCTAAAAGTTCTTTAATATCTTTTGCAGCTTGTGCCAAGTTTTGCGAGTTATTGATTTGAGTGCCGATTTTATCACGCATAACTTTATCGCCACCAACGTTATCCCCAGAGCCATATTGATTTTTAGTGCAAACAATTGGTATTTCTGATAGTCAATTTTGTTTAATTAAATCTCATTATTCTAAATTAAAATTACTAGAAAGATTTCGGAACCGTTCACCAGAAGCATTATCAGAAACACAATCTAGTATTAAAACACACATAAAAGCAAAATCCATTGAACGGGTGAGACAATTTTTATTAGAAGAAGCTCAACGTTTAAGGGATAGATTTTCCAACAATCACTGGAAAGTAGTATTGCATGAGGGAATGGCAAACAGTTCTAAGTTTATTGAAGATTGTTGCTTAACTCAATAATTAAGTATATCTGACTGGAAGATGAGTAATTGATATTTTACAAATAAAGAAGGGATAAGCAAAACGCCTATCCCTTAAAAAATCAACTAATCAATGTATCAAGTTCCACTTGTCCAAGAGTTGATGTACTCAATTTGATCTGCTGTTAAGCTATCAATTGTGATACCAATAGCCTGCAACTTCAAACGAGCAATTTCTTGATCGACTTCAACAGGAATTGAGTGCAGACCAGGGGCTAACTTACCCTTATTCTTCACCAGGAATTCACAAGCCAAAGCTTGGTTGGCAAAACTCATATCCATTACTGCGCTGGGGTGTCCTTCAGCCGCAGCTAGG
This window contains:
- the hetF gene encoding cell division protein HetF, with product MTQEFHISVTPVGQNDYLVRTEQVAPGVPLAEELVTWPVADWLIAAGHLMNDPLKSVLQGDPFTSGGHESNIARNSVNLVALGQQFYNALFQGTLRDSWITAQGIAQNHQQVLRLRLGLKDTRLARLPWEVMHAGDRPLATGPYVAFSRFQSGILGGSPLRSRNTFITREQGSVKVLMVIASPSDQARLDLQKQEAIKLQAELHRQTSRLAEGNNRFPEIELTVLDQPGREELTQALEQGRYQVLHYSGHSNLGGNGGEIYLVSRRTGLTEILSGDDLAGLLVNNNIQMAVFNSCLGAYTAASDPSGDTGERNLAESLVKRGIRSVLAMSERIPDEVALTLTQLFYRNLSQGYPVDLCVSRVRQGLISAYGSHQMYWALPILYLQPESDGFLSEEIEVSENTDLRDQYSSPLGITSTMYSAIADDSDMPLGMEEMIPAGLARDSSGLDWLGEDTWGDLVDEIEYDDPSYEEDSAIVSDLFRQLDNQKATTEPDQQILENNFQQSQISEEMTSPEEEGDLWGEIPAPPPPITGKFQGNQQNSEFSRRHSPTQASQSPSPRHRTQRRKLWPIVGIVGISALVAAIALNWWWQNRSQVATLPNIPAISTDSLPIQKQQNIDLETAATGIVTTSATQKLSQGDLQGGLLAVEELLNRGALAAAETALKLVPNKQVDDPSVNFYKGRLAWQSIGTGDNNYSVDDARRYWETAAKAKPESLLYNNALGFAYYAEGNLNRANDSWFKALNLALKEQNTDSKTAVPEDALTSYAGLALGLYKSALSQSSGKQTQYLNEAIKLRQMVLNSDSVNFQVDKLAKNWLWTEKAIEDWRSLLQEKGE